The segment CAGGGCCTCACCTGCGACTTCCCAATAAACGTGGCACAACCACTCGATTCCTGTTCGCAACGTGCCACCTCGCGATGGCGTCGACGCTGAATATATCGCAACCACGGATTTTGCGACCTTTCCGGCCTCGCTGGAAAAGCCGACAGCCGATTGCTAGCAAATGCCGATCCCTTCATTTGGACCCGTTGGCTTTCCAAATTTAGCGAGTGACATTTCGATGCGACGTTCTTTAATCATCGCGCTAGGCATCATGGCGATCATTCTGGGTGTCGAATTCTTATTGATCGAAAGCGCCAATCTCTACGCTGCAGCCGATACCCAGCCGTCCTCCTTTATCAATCCGGCTGGCAGTCCGTCCAGCAACGTCAGCGTTTGGCAGCCCAAAGAATGGATGCCGTGGGCATCGCTGGCCGCGGGCACGATCACGGTACTGTACGCATTCACGCTGCCGCGACGGTGGCGTAGCGGCGCAGTCGCCTAGCAACATCACTTCGACTCGCCGCGCCTATTGACGCAAACGGACTTGCGATCTACCTTGCAATCAACGGCTTTCATGCTAAAAACCGCTGTATTAAAATTAATAATGGTAGCCTGCTCCGTTGCACCTCCGAACGCTTGAACTTTTCTGTACCATCGCCGAACAACGCAGCTTTTCAAAAGCTGCGGCTGCTCACGATTTGACGCAGAGCGCGGCCAGCCAAGCGATCGGGCATCTTGAAGAATCCCTGGGCGTGCGATTGATCGACCGATCGAAACGCCCGCTGGTGCTAACGGCCGAGGGCACGACTTACTTACGTGGCCTGCGCGGTGTGCTGCGGAGCTATCAGAGGCTCGAAAAAGAAGTCCGCAGCATTAGCTGTGTGCTTCGCGGCCAAATCACGATTGGGACGATCGTTTCGGTTGGACTCAGCTACATGCCATCAGCGACGGACGAGTTTGCTCGCGTCCACCCCGAAGTGGACGTCAACACTGAATTCGGATCGGCAGACCGCGTCGTTGAAATGACGACGGAGGGCGAAGTTGACTTTGGTTTGGTAAGCTTCCCCCGAAGCACCAAGCAAATTCAGTGCATTCCGTGGCAGAAAGAACCCATGCGGATCGTATGTTCGGCTGAGCATCCGCTGGCGGCTAACCACGAAATCACACTGAATCAACTTCGTGGCGCGGACATGATCGGGTTCGACCGCGGACTTATTTTAAGACAAGAAATCGACCGCTGTTTATCCAAAGCTGGTGTTTCGGTCAACGTGCGTATGGAGTTCGACAACGTCGACTCGATGATCCGGGCGATTCAAGCCAATCGTGGCATGGGAATTATCCCAGAGGCGGCTGTGCGCCGCGAAACGGCTACTGGCTCATTACGAGTGGTGGCTTGCAAAGAGTGGCGCATGACGCGTCCGCTCGGAATGATATTCCGTCGATCAGGACGTCTCAGTCGAGCCGCAAGCGAGTTTGGATCGCTATTGCTCGGGCGCGATATCGATTCGGAAATACGGAACAAATCCGCCAGCAGGAAGGCTGGTGTGGACGGTGGTTCGATCGAGGCCGGGAGTGGCACTTCGATCGTTGCTTGAGTCGCGAGTATTCTCCGGTGCAATTCACTGCGACCTACCGCAGTCAGCGCCGCAAACCAACGACCAGGCCACGCTGTACGGCAACACAACTCTAGTTAGAAACGAGCAGGAA is part of the Rubripirellula reticaptiva genome and harbors:
- a CDS encoding LysR family transcriptional regulator produces the protein MHLRTLELFCTIAEQRSFSKAAAAHDLTQSAASQAIGHLEESLGVRLIDRSKRPLVLTAEGTTYLRGLRGVLRSYQRLEKEVRSISCVLRGQITIGTIVSVGLSYMPSATDEFARVHPEVDVNTEFGSADRVVEMTTEGEVDFGLVSFPRSTKQIQCIPWQKEPMRIVCSAEHPLAANHEITLNQLRGADMIGFDRGLILRQEIDRCLSKAGVSVNVRMEFDNVDSMIRAIQANRGMGIIPEAAVRRETATGSLRVVACKEWRMTRPLGMIFRRSGRLSRAASEFGSLLLGRDIDSEIRNKSASRKAGVDGGSIEAGSGTSIVA